One Benincasa hispida cultivar B227 chromosome 5, ASM972705v1, whole genome shotgun sequence genomic window carries:
- the LOC120077066 gene encoding uncharacterized protein LOC120077066, whose amino-acid sequence MEHHAGKRRLDVLAAHLAPAGDISPAHGHVLPANCSSVIRRCDNKTYFARQGSEACGAYMRQGSTTEGNQRSNSQAFWDVSEGPLYSRPAEEGRIPSVGMEQPVAQNFNLIASEPPLFARACLGINEHNNHFISEIKQPSSGSNGIGGLSPRMDVAESGRGYVLTVEIPGVKINDIRVEVDDQKLTIIGKRSNQYCEVVGYSSDSISSYHKREILQGPYQVVWPLPTNINKDGVLAEFWDGLLRITLPKL is encoded by the exons ATGGAGCATCACGCCGGAAAACGCAGACTCGACGTCCTTGCCGCCCACCTCGCTCCCGCCGGCGATATTTCCCCCGCACATGGCCATGTTCTCCCTGCG AATTGTAGTTCTGTCATTCGAAGGTGCGATAATAAGACGTACTTTGCAAGACAAGGATCCGAAGCTTGTGGCGCTTATATGAGGCAGGGTTCAACTACAGAG GGTAATCAACGGTCTAATTCTCAGGCGTTTTGGGATGTCTCTGAAGGACCATTGTATTCAAGACCTGCAGAGGAAGGAAGGATTCCGAGTGTTGGAATGGAACAGCCTGTGGCTCagaatttcaatttgattgcATCTGAACCTCCATTGTTTGCCAGGGCATGTTTGGGAATCAATGAACATAATAACCATTTCATTTCAGAGATAAAACAGCCATCCTCTGGATCAAATG GAATTGGTGGATTGTCTCCGAGGATGGATGTGGCAGAATCGGGCCGAGGTTATGTATTGACCGTGGAAATTCCAGGAGTCAAGATCAATGACATTAGAGTTGAGGTCGATGACCAAAA GTTGACTATAATCGGCAAACGCTCAAATCAATACTGTGAAGTAGTAGGATATTCAAGCGACTCTATCTCTTCATATCACAAGAGAGAGATTTTACAAGGTCCTTACCAGGTTGTGTGGCCACTTCCAACCAACATTAACAAGGATGGAGTATTAGCTGAGTTCTG GGATGGATTACTGCGGATTACTCTACCAAAACTCTGA